From the genome of Labedella gwakjiensis:
GCGCGTAGCGATCGAGGACGAACACCCACCGGGTGACGTAGAGGCACGAATGCTCGGCGGCGGGCGGGAGCCATTCCCCCGGTCCGCTCGACGACTTCGACGAGTTCGTGGCACCGTCCACGGCCTGCAGGTTGGCGAGGTCGTTGGCGAACTGCTGACGCTCGTCGAACGACCAGTCGGCCGCACCGTGCTGCCACGCCCAGGCGAGCGGCACGACGTGATCGATCTGGACCAACGCGCTCGTGTCCTGCCCGCGCTCGAACGCGATCGCCGTTCCCGTGTAGGCGTCGTGCAGCGTGCCGGCGACGACGACGCAGGAGCGTTCGGCGCGCATGGCGATGTCGACGAGGTCGCGGGCGAGCACGTCGTTGCGCTGATCGCAGCCGTTCCGGTCGACGTCCGCCCACCGCTGGCCGAAGGCGTCGCGCTCGTAGCGGAGCGGTGTGCCGCGGTCGTCGACGGGTCGGTTCGCGAGGAGAGCGTCGACCGCGTCGACATCCACGCGGAGCGATTCCTCGCCGACTCCCAGGCCCGACGAGACGGGCACGAGCAGCCCGGCGTCCTCGAGCACGTCCGTGGCCTCGGTCGCCTGCATGGCCGGAGCGAGTGGGGCGGAGGTGTCGGGACGGGTG
Proteins encoded in this window:
- a CDS encoding HNH endonuclease family protein, which codes for MARRRRRVTPASGVGIAVLAALLIAGYAVMGPDFRAPDGGPVTRPDTSAPLAPAMQATEATDVLEDAGLLVPVSSGLGVGEESLRVDVDAVDALLANRPVDDRGTPLRYERDAFGQRWADVDRNGCDQRNDVLARDLVDIAMRAERSCVVVAGTLHDAYTGTAIAFERGQDTSALVQIDHVVPLAWAWQHGAADWSFDERQQFANDLANLQAVDGATNSSKSSSGPGEWLPPAAEHSCLYVTRWVFVLDRYALAVGSDDRAVIEDTLTRC